A stretch of DNA from Tribolium castaneum strain GA2 chromosome 7, icTriCast1.1, whole genome shotgun sequence:
GGCAAGGCACGCACATGTTCGAGGGGTTGGGCTCGATGGGGGTACCGCATTCGCAGCACAGACTGGAAAAGGGGGGTCAGGCGCGCGTGGGGGTGTAAAGGGGcttacattttgttttttggggCTTCGGGGGGCGGCAGCTCCGTTATATATTCCATTTTGGGTGGAATTTGTGACACATGTGCTTGCACCTAACcacaaatttttgacaagtTGACCACTGTCAAATGTCaataatacacaaaatttgatttttttgtatgaaaaGTGCAATTAAACGGTGTTTTTTGGGGTTAATTATGATAATGCCcgcgtttttgtttttttttggcaatttttgaTTGATTTAGGGCCACTTTGCCCAGTGTTGtaattgttggttgcctaatGTACCAAAAAAGTTCACACcaggaaaattatcaaaataatcgtaAATCATTGTAAAAACTTCAATAAGCTGTTACGCTGACTTGCATATAACATCTCCTGACAATTCTAATGTGTttctattacaaattaaaacttaactgcatttaatttctgcattttttatttgcatattCAAGCAAtgcaaactgattttttttcaccccctttatatcctgcaatttcttttatttttacaggAGATTAGGCCCTTtgatagggccttcgactgtgaaaaaatcatgtttggacaaacaccccttggtaccttaacgaattttttaattttttataaaatttctcaattttgcaaactgagttaaaaaaatttgttaaggCGCCCAGGGGTGTTTGTCtaaacataatatttttttcagtggaaggCTCTATCAaagggcttaatctcctgcaaaaataaaaaaaattgaaggatATAAAcagggtgaaaaaaaataaagtttgcgaaatcaggaaatcttaaagaatctttaaaaattcattaaggtcccaaggggtgtttgtccgaacatgatttttttacagtcgaaggccctatcgaAGGGCTtattctcctgcaaaaataaaaaaaattgaaggatATAAAcagggtgaaaaaaaataaagtttgcgaaatcaggaaatcttaaagaatctttaaaaattcattaaggtcccaaggggtgtttgtccgaacatgatttttttacagtcgaaggccctatcgaAGGGCTtattctcctgcaaaaataaaaaaaattgaaggatATAAAcagggtgaaaaaaaataaagtttgcgaaatctggaaatcttaaaaaatctttaaaaattcattaaggtcccaaggggtgtttgtccgaacatgatttttttacagtcgaaggccctatcgaAGGGCTtattctcctgcaaaaataaaaaaaaatgaaggaTATAAAcagggtgaaaaaaaataaagtttgcgaaatctggaaatcttaaaaaattcattaaggtcccaaggggtgtttgtccgaacatgatttttttacagtcgaaggccctatcaaagggcttaatctcctgcaaaaataaaaaaaattgaaggatATAAAGAgggtgaaaaaaaagtttgcggAATGATGTTTTTCCTGATGTGAACTTGGCTGTAGAAAAGCACCATGCGCGCACTTTTGCCGACATGGTTGCCTAGCTGTCAGGggtaaaaaactacaaaatcaattattattatcgacTTTTTACCCCACTTGCTTGTATTCGTTTTTTGCGTGTTATCTATCATTTCCTGTCTCTTTGACATAAttgtgagaaaaaaaaaatgggacaaaaattgatttttcaaaattttgataattaattttttttcttatttaattgttgtgacTGGTTGTTTTTATCGTTGTTAATCTCAAGATGAATATCTAATTTCCCAAACACGTGTTTACTTCGCTCGAATGGAGCAACAAGTGTTTGAATTTAAAAGGAATGGACGCAGTCGCGCCCGAGTCACTAATGTTCAAGTTGTGTATTTATAAAGCAGTTACGGTTGTTGTTGAGTTAGTCGTGTTGTTGGTGTTGTGCGTTCGCTCGTCTCCAATTCTGGAATTAACTAAACATGAGATAAAGCAGTCGAACGACTTGATTGGGGATTCAATTAATTGGTGAGTAACGCACGTGAAAATTGCTAATAACAAGGTAGGAAGCAGTCAATTAATCAAAAGAATAACCAGCTTGATTGCTAGATAAATGATTGTTGTGGGAACTTTTCCTTGATTTATTGGTGTTTCAGGTGGAATACCGACCTTGATTACCGCTTGGCAAGGTCAGAATTTCGTTTTGGTGCTTCAATTAATTGCTGGACCAAGACGGTTAAGGAAAActaattatgtaaattattttacgtaaaaatCTCTATGGCTGCGAGTGCACAATAAGAATGAATCATTTAGTTTCTAAAAGGGGAGCCTTATCGTAAATCTGCATATTTAATTACTTGGAAACTTACTTTTTCGGGGATTTCTTCATTTAAAACTTGACGTTCTATAAATAACACataacataataataacaggTAGAAATGTACGAAACATCTGCTgttgtataaaaaaagatCGGATCCTCTTCTGCCTGTCGTTGACAGGCAGTCCACTTACCTTTcgttaaaaaacgaaaaactaCCTACATTCCAGCCAAGAGCAGGTGCATTCAACAATGTGAGTGGACAGTCAAGGTTTTTAAATGCCAGGGAaagtttgagatttttttaatattaaattacaaaaataataaaaaaaattttttgttaccaCTGCATTACCAGAAGTCGTTAGCATTGATGAGCCAATAAAGCTTCTATTATTTGTGAATGTACGAAAGTAATGCAAACAATCACAAATCGATTAAAGTGACTTGGGTACAGTCACATAATAGACTGCTTACTTAACACATTTATACGTAATTAACTAAACAATTAATGCAAACATGTGGGTTtgctaaaaacattaattgcaTAATGTCTATCACGAatatttttagtcaaaaaaaaactaaaatcaattgttaaaaaaacactcacgtgcgaaattttaaattcaaacaatgCAGTGTcgagaataattttttgcaagtttGGTAGCAATGTTACCTTGAAATCTATTGTCGAATAATAAATAGTGTGCcttggattattttttcccATGAAAATTTTGCTCGCGTTTTTTGggcgtaattatttttgtggttaaaataaaaccgaATGAAACATATGTGGTTCCTGGTTTGTGTCATTGTGCTTTTATACgcgtaataaatttttcatacaatatttttgggccaaaaatatgaattagtGCCCTTCTTCACCTAAGTACTGAttatctgaattttttttttaattaattcatatgaactcactgaaataaaaaaattgaagctgtTCAGAATTATGTGATTAAATGGCAATCCATTAAGCAAAATTAATGTCAATCAGAAATGCataattttcccaaaaaatcgttctgaaattgaagtcccaaattttgagaaccgctgaagtAGAATTACAAATTAGCGTAATTTTactattattgacaaaacagtaTTAATTTCTTGGTCCACTAGGTTATTCTTCCATTTCAAtttgtgatttattattaaattttagtaaaaaaaaacaaaaaaaaacgtcgCCAGCACCGGGATTCGAACCTCCCACATAAAGGGACATGTTagtcacaattttgaaaactttttaaaacacCCATGAGCCACTATctctattttgtttaatgaaaaagttaactgtttataaactagcgtaagtcacacagtggctctcaacaggtgggttaataaaaatttccgaagaaaatacgcaatttttggaaaaatgatataaggcttttaactcgtctgatcatgacaaattcacataagaaataattttttgcaagtttGGTAGCAATGTTACCTTGAAATCTATTGTCGAATAATAAATAGTGTGCCTTGGATTATTTTTCCCCATGAAAATTTTGCTCGCGTTTTTTGggcgtaattatttttgtggttaaaataaaacccAATGAAACATATGTGGTTCCTGGTTTGTATCATTGTGCTTTTATTCGCACAAATAtttggtaaaataataaaaagtagtaaataataaaaagtagtaaataataaaataataaatttttcatacaatatttttgggccaaaaatatgaattagtGCCCTTTTTAATCTAGACACTGAttatctgatttttttaaaagctgttcaaaaaaatgtttattgtgtGATTTGTGTGACTAGAAAAGTGTTAATTGCTTTAGttctgttttttataaataaaccacaaattattaatatttcgaTAATACAGTgtgtttagcaaaaatttaaaggtagataaataaaaaatgcatagttttccaaaaaatcgttctgaaattgaagtcccaaattttgagaaccgctgaactagaattaaaaatagcgtaaattttaatgttatttacAAAACAGCAAAACAGCAAAGGCGAATTAACTTCTTGAtccactacgttattcttctatttaaatttgagatttattattaaattttagtaaaaaaaaaaacttcgcCAGGACCGGGATTCGAACCTCCCACATGTTagtcacaattttgaaaacttgttaaaacacCCATGAGCCACTATctctattttgtttaatgaaaaaattaactgtttATAAACTAGAGTAAgtcacacagtggctctcaacaggtgggttaataaaaatttccgaaaaaaatacgcaatttttggaaaaatgatataagtctgatcatgacaaattcacataagaaataattttttgatttcgataacagaaataagttttatttgctCGCAAGAAATTAGCATTTGTTGAACGGATAAGCTCGTAAAACTTATTACAGTTAGTACCATAGCCTGGGGATTTATTTACTGTTGTGTCCACAGTATGAAAGATATTAGaaactgtttaataaaaaacaagacTTGCGTCTAAAAACACGCCAACCCTTGACACACTTATGCTAATTATTCCTCAAataatttgtctcatttccTCGAAATTATGCTAAAAACCACAACCAGCGCAATTAAAATCGGCAAAAGTGAATTTTTCCCTAATTACAAGTACGGCTAGAAAGTTCATGTCTCGCGCATAATATGTGCCTATTCCTATGCCGGAAAAAAATAGGTGAAATTTGAAAGTAAGCCAAATACGGTATTTATCGGAGCTGATGGACGTGATCCGTGACTTgaataaccaaaaaataaaagtgactCTAGTGTCATAATTGACGTTTTTTGTTGCAGATGCTGTAGATGGAAAGGAGGTGAAAGAACAACCAACCGCAAAATGGTCTACGATTGTGGCTCCTGTTTGGCCAAGTACATTCTGTGCGCGTTCAATTTTATCATATTTGTAAGTATTGATTTTTGGGGgagcttttgttaaaacagtttcacttttcTTTGAtggaaaaaacaattactgaCCGACATTTCTCGAGTAATTATTTCCTAAACGCTGCTGTTGGTAGAAAGTAACTTGCGTAACTtgagtaaacaaaaaattgatgttcgAACGACAATACGAGAGAGTCGAATGCAAACATgcacttgtttattatttatggaTAAGAGAGTACAATGTCCTGGATCAAAGAAATCAATTTTACGATAATATTCCGATAAAACACCTGCTTggaacttatttattattcacgAAGCCGCTGGGGGTGATTCAATCACGATAAAAACTTTTCCGAATTTTTTCTGTCATTGATGGGTTTCCACACCTATTTCGCCGGAAATTAGGGGTattgaacttttttttatttttttatttgtactcTAAgtgaaaatcaattttttgtgttgttgccGGAAATTGAAAGCGGAAAATTCCGGGTGATTGTGATTTTGTGTTCCttcaaacaattattaataaaaaattctaggtttactattttttttgaatttttgaaaaaaaataataaagtggaGATATAAAATAACACGATAAGgtcattaaaattgtatttccaACACTTGGAAATGACTGAATTATTTGATCACACAGTGTAATTACAACAAAACAGTATGGTTAAAAAATTGCTATTGTGGAAAATCATATAATCCTCAATGTCGAAGTAAAATGCTGTTTTATCGAATTAGTCGATAAAACCGGAAAATTCCGGGTAATTTGAAATTCAGTGTAgtaaactaataaataatggaattaaaaaaaataattcgtttttttcaattattattacaaggTGTCTGTTGTGTCATAAATTATGGGAATCACACAGAAGTCAGCGTTTGCTATcaaatactttatattttctcgagaatttggtaaaatgcgacgttggagtttttatatttttcaaacagctaataattttttaaatttgtttttaattattatttaatcatATCATGTTTATCATCAAATggtgcaaaaaatatacaggttttcagatttttccactcgaatttttttgggtattttttggagttataataatatttcttCGACACACCTTTAGTagtaaaaatcgaaaattaattattttgtccaatggcttgaaaaaattgtcaaaaattgaaggaaaaaattgtaattttttcagttagCTGGCTCTGTGGTCCTAGCTGTTGGCATCTGGCTGGCCGTGGATAAAAACTCGTTCGTAGGACTGAGCAAAATCGTTCCCAGCGACCATGTCCAGGTAAGGAAGCGTAAACGATTACAATCGAGCCGAATTCCGGCCATTTTCATCATTATCTCTGTACAATAATTAGTCACagaagaaaaagaaacttTCACTTGTCATGCTACAATAATCAAAAATCAcgtttgtgtttatttttacgtaaGTTTTTAGATCGAAGAGTGCCGCGTGTGTGTGGTTGCATTCACTGCAAGCAACCCTTCGCATGCCATTAGGGTCAACGACCCTTTATCATTCATTTTCCTAAAATCTTGcgattaatttttacaaattgctGGAACCATTCAACTGTGTCAAATGACACGCGAGGGAATTTGGCTGTAAATTAATCACCTGTTTTGTTCGCTTgtcaatttttgataaatatggtAATTACGTGACCTTTACATTTGAAACTTAATAATTGaggaaaaaaacaataaaggcGATTTCTACTTCAAAAACCGTGTTAACGTCGTAAAAATAGAGTTTCTCGCAACACGACGACCCATGCCATAAATGTTGGTATTGTGTTCCTAAACCACGGTTAATTAATGAAGCGGAGAAATGCACATTATCTACCGCAAACAAACGACAGTCGGGTCATGTAAACATGAAACTGTTTGGATGATCTCAACTCTTATTTACAGAGAAATAATAATTCCTATAATTGTTTTTCATATTGTTTAGTCATTTAATCCAATACTTGTTGCAAGAAAATTAGGAAATTTGTGTTTCATAGAACTTTCCAGTTTTGTGTAATTtactgtaatttttatttctctaaATAAGCGATTTCCAAAACTAAGGAgagaataatttttgttttcgacttataaacaaaagttgacattttagtgaaatcttaaaaaattcatatcttccttattataaaagatacacatttgaaacaaagacattatacaggcacttttttacagagaatttaataatgttatcagcgatttttttcaaccattcgtttagctgtaataacataaagttgtatttttttaaatgagaatcataggcggctgtgatatttttgaaaagcttatttttttctgaactcaaaaccatataaatatagtttgatatttttatatatttttgataaaaatatatttaaaatatttgaaagtaaagtagttggccatggaaaaattatttcatataaaatgtgtgaataatctagaaattttgtgaacggttattaaagtaaaaaatgtgaaattataaaaataagttaaagttattttcaattgaacaaatatacgagcgtcgcagattttaattacataaaaaatgtgcagacaATTGCAAACGATGTCTCACTACCACTTGAtgccacttttttatgatttagtgcaatggaggtgacgttgataatgttgtgtatttttttaccgcacatggaatttgattttggtgtttggattgacatttttttgtaaaaaaaattttattgatacgcaatcatacaattaataagatttttcttcttccgacatttcatgtttaaaattggaaaatagaatgacaacgtaagcttgccattttaaatataaaaacaaataatttttattaattgcaaaaatttgatctaataaaaatttattatgctgtttttgaattatttagggtttaaaaaatcattaaattataaatacttgttgggtaatacaattttcatagttttaattaaaaatccaaaattttttcatggcctactataaagaaaaagcgaaatgttttgttttttcttaaatatttaaaattaatgtattatACAAATAGACacatcaaatcagaaaaaaataagcttttcgaaaatgtcatagccaactatgattcctattaaaaaaaaatacaactttatgttattacagctaaacgaataattaaaaaaatcgctgattaaattctctgaaaaaagtgcctgtataatgtctttgtttcaaatgtgtatcttttataataaggaagatatgaatttttttaagatttcacaaaaatgccaacttttgtttataaatcgaaaacaaaagacgatagcgagatgcggttttgactaaaattattctctcgtttttctctaaactgCTTACTTACAAAGTCATTCTGTGATGAAttttcgtaaataaaaaaatgaatttcggtttttcgCGCAGTTAACACGCTAACCTCTGGCACACTTTGATCCCGCTTGAAATTTGATCATTtttccaacaataataatacaatatAATAATTAGTGTCATTTTGCCGCACCTAGTTTAATGCAGATTAAAATTTGCATACAAAAACtgtaatgaataaaattatccaTTTTTGCGATTTTGTTCGAATAAAAGGAAAACAACGTCGTATTACTATTATCTACTAAAAGCAAATAACAATCGCTTCATATAAACACAATTTCAGTCTCAAATGATACATGGAAACAATTCGTGTGTTTGCTTAATTCATAATGCAACAAAATtgtaactgtatttttttaattattgaggGAAAAAAAAGATCGGACAAGATACGTCGTATTTACAAAACAAACCGGGGCCATTGACTGCATTCTTGTgaataattgaataaaaaataagtcgaTTTGATGGACAAGTCTTGAATATTAAATAAAgcaattaattgttaaattattgCGAATTCTGAGGTCGTGCAACAATTGACCCATAGtcaaattggttttatttctaGCAATTTATCCAACCTGCCGTCATCGAACAAGGGGCCTATATTCTGATCGCCGTGGGCGGTTTCATGTTTATCGTCAGTTTTTTGGGCTATTGTGGCGCCTTAAGAGAGTCCCAATGCCTCCTAACGACGGTAAGTCAAAAGTGGTGCAAGGTGATGCGATTTATTATTCATGGGGTAAATAGATTAATTTTCCTCGTTACGCCACTCAGAGTGAATATTAATCAAGGTTGAGGCAAAAATACGTGTTAGGATGTATGGCAATAAAAACCCCTCGTAACAAGTAATTGGAATTAATTCGGTGGGCGAGTTAATTGATTGGCTGAATGAGTGTTTAGTCTGCGGTCCTCCCcagttattgtttttttttccagtACGGCATTTGTTTGTTGGTGATTTTGATCGCCGAAATCGCGGTGGCTTGTCTGACAGTGGCGTACAAGCCGAAGGTGAGTCGCGATTGTCGCATTTCTGTGTTTAAAGccagttttttaaaggcgGAGGAGGAAACTCGAAAATTACTCAAATCAACGATTGAAAATTACTACTCACCGCCGGAAAATAAAGACGCCGTGACGTTGATGTGGGACCACCTCCAGGCCAACTTGAAATGTTGCGGCGTTAATAATTACACCGATTATCGGAGCAGCACGAAGTGGACAAACAGTGGGAAAGTGATTCCTGAGTCGTGCTGCGTCCTCGAAGGGGATCCCCTGAAGTTGAAGCCGAAGGTTCCGTCGTGTGTGACGAGTCCGAACGAAGTCAACTCGTACTACAAACAAGTAAGTGCCAAGTGGGTGAATGCCATTGGTTCATGTTGGTTTTCCAGGGTTGCTTCGATGCGCTCGTCCACTGGATCATGATCCACGTTGATGTGGTCATTGGTGTGGCTGTCGGTTTGGGTTTGCTCGAGTTGGTCGGGATATTTCTGGCGTTTTGTTTAGCTAAGGCCCTCAATGGGTACATAAAGTAGGAGGCTTGGGACCAAGCATTATGTTAATCTAGTCGTTACGTATAGTTTTCGGGGAAATTCAGTATTATTGTAACAGTGCCTTTCCGACTTGCACGTGTACACACCAATTTGGACTTTTCTACATGTAATGAATAAAACAAACCTGTTTATTTCATTTCGTtcatatttacaaaatacattATTGTGGCCCCATCATGCCCATGGGCATGGAGACTGGATACCCTGGTTGGCCCCCTTGTTGCATTTGCATCGCCGGTGATTGTATCTGTGGTGCTGGACTCTGTTGCGGTTCAGTTGGCAGCACTAGGTTGAGGAGGAGTTCCCTCAAGGCTGGGAAAATCGAACACTCGGAGATGTTCGACTGGAATTGGGCAAAGTGTTTGAGGAGTTGACTGGCGGCGGCCATGCCGGGAACAGTCCCCGCCTCCCTTTTCTCGGCCAACTGCGTCATGTTTGAATTAACGTCGTAGATGAAAGGGAGCACTAGGGAGGGCGGCTCCATGTTCGGGGGGTACTGCACTCCAATTCGAGTAATTTGCAACTATaaagtataatttttaaaacatgagTCACAAAAATCAACCAAGTGCTTACAAAAAACAGGATTTTTGCCCGGTAGACGAGCACTCCTGACATTCCCGTGGGAACGATGGGCATGGCGGAGGGCGGTATCCGGAGCATCCACTGCACCGACCATTTCATACCTTGTTGTTGGACGAGTCCAGGCATCAATTCCAGTTTCATGATTTGTATGAAATCCTTAAGGACGTTGACTGGAACGTTCAACATTGTGCAAAAAGTGAACATTGCGGTTGGTTTGTAAGGGGGCGCTGCTGCTCGTGTGTCGaagaatttttccaaaacttgGAGTTCTTCTGACGTCCATACGTCCTTATGGTCGGGCAGAGGAGTGATTTTGAGGTGGAGACTTTGCAAGTGTTGTGGGTTCAAGCCGATTCGACATTGCAGGATTTCTGTGACTTTGAAGTGGATGACGCCCAGTTCGGTATTAGGGATGGCAGTTAACTGCAATTGAAATAGTCAGAGATTgacttaattaaataaaatacttacGTAATTCTCATTATGTATGAACCTTTGCAACTGCCTCCTCATATAAACACAGCCCAGGAACCTCTCCAAAGGCGCTAGCTCGGGCCCCGGCAGCCCTTGCGGGTGCATAGACGGGCAACACAACGTCTCCAACGCCTCATGTGTTAGCAAGGTGGGCACAGCCCCCGCCCACGACCTCTGGGGCAAAACCCTCGACAAATGACTCCCCGTCCTCATATCCCCACTCTGCGGACTATGCATTATGGGGTGCCCCCCAGGTGACTGTCCCGGCCTTGCTGGCGATGGCCGTGGCATACTCGGCGAACCTGGCCAATTGGACGCCGCCGGCGACGCCATACTCTGCGAGGACGGGAACGGACTTCCATCCGTATGACCCGTTGCCATAAAACTACTAACGGGACTATGACCCGGAAGACTGGTCGAAACCGGCCCCGGTGACGAATTCGATAACAAACCCCCAGGACTTGGCAATTGTGGATTAAGCGGCGAATTGGCAACAAGTCCACTGGGACTTGGGTGCGGCATCGGACTCGGATTAATATTCGCTGGGAGCGAAGTCGGCGATGAGAGATTAAAGGACGTCGCGGGACTTGACCCGAAACTGGTGTGGGTCTGGTTGATGGTGTGGGGACTGGCGGGGGTGTGGGGGTTGGAGCCGGAGGGCGGGGTCAGGGGCGGGTGGAAGCGGAGGCCGGGCTCGCGCGTGCCCGCGGGGGATTGGGGGCCGCGGTGGTGGCCGAGGAAGCCGCCGCCGGCGCTGGCCCCGCCTTCCACCTCCATGGAGACGGGGGATGGGGGGTTGTCGTCCTCGGATTGAGAGCGGCGGCGGAAGACGGCCGTCTCGTCCACGTATTTCGAGAGGAAGGCTTTGAGGCCTTGAGTGGGCGAGAAGACGTCGACGACGTTGCTGCGGTCGAAACGGCTGTAGGCGCCGTCGCGGAGCGAGACA
This window harbors:
- the Tsp66E gene encoding tetraspanin-1 isoform X1 produces the protein MDAVAPESLMFKLCIYKAVTVVVELVVLLVLCVRSSPILELTKHEIKQSNDLIGDSINWWNTDLDYRLARCCRWKGGERTTNRKMVYDCGSCLAKYILCAFNFIIFLAGSVVLAVGIWLAVDKNSFVGLSKIVPSDHVQQFIQPAVIEQGAYILIAVGGFMFIVSFLGYCGALRESQCLLTTYGICLLVILIAEIAVACLTVAYKPKAEEETRKLLKSTIENYYSPPENKDAVTLMWDHLQANLKCCGVNNYTDYRSSTKWTNSGKVIPESCCVLEGDPLKLKPKVPSCVTSPNEVNSYYKQGCFDALVHWIMIHVDVVIGVAVGLGLLELVGIFLAFCLAKALNGYIK
- the Tsp66E gene encoding tetraspanin-1 isoform X2, with the translated sequence MDAVAPESLMFKLCIYKAVTVVVELVVLLVLCVRSSPILELTKHEIKQSNDLIGDSINWWNTDLDYRLARCCRWKGGERTTNRKMVYDCGSCLAKYILCAFNFIIFLAGSVVLAVGIWLAVDKNSFVGLSKIVPSDHVQYGICLLVILIAEIAVACLTVAYKPKAEEETRKLLKSTIENYYSPPENKDAVTLMWDHLQANLKCCGVNNYTDYRSSTKWTNSGKVIPESCCVLEGDPLKLKPKVPSCVTSPNEVNSYYKQGCFDALVHWIMIHVDVVIGVAVGLGLLELVGIFLAFCLAKALNGYIK
- the Tsp66E gene encoding tetraspanin-1 isoform X3 codes for the protein MVYDCGSCLAKYILCAFNFIIFLAGSVVLAVGIWLAVDKNSFVGLSKIVPSDHVQQFIQPAVIEQGAYILIAVGGFMFIVSFLGYCGALRESQCLLTTYGICLLVILIAEIAVACLTVAYKPKAEEETRKLLKSTIENYYSPPENKDAVTLMWDHLQANLKCCGVNNYTDYRSSTKWTNSGKVIPESCCVLEGDPLKLKPKVPSCVTSPNEVNSYYKQGCFDALVHWIMIHVDVVIGVAVGLGLLELVGIFLAFCLAKALNGYIK